From the Sinorhizobium garamanticum genome, one window contains:
- a CDS encoding glycoside hydrolase family 127 protein, protein MNKPRHDRQFRPLPVPSVEVHGLFGDRQDAICESTAEVLLDRCVEAGMLRAIDVDQPSPGIVIPLQAWSGSTQMFWDSDLGKSIETIAYSLYRKPNPRLEARVDAIVDMYEKLQDKDGYLNAWFQRVQPGRYWTNLRDHHELYCAGHLIEGAVAYYQATGKRKLLDVMCRFADYMIEVFGHGEGQLPGYCGHEEIELALVKLARVTGEKKYLDLAKFFIDERGTEPHFFTEEAIRDGRDPKQFIQKTYEYNQAHLPVREQKKVVGHAVRAMYLYSGMADIATEYNDDSLTSALETLWDDLTTKQMYVTGGIGPAASNEGFTDYYDLPNESAYAETCASVGLVFWASRMLGRGPNRRYADIMEQALYNGAMAGLSLDGKTFFYENPLESAGKHHRWVWHHCPCCPPNISRLLASIGSYMYAVAEDEIAVHLYGESKGHFEIGGMKVEIAQNTRYPWDGAIRFDVTTQDAVRFSLSLRIPEWAEGAALKLNGETVNLSAVTIDGYARIEREWRSGDRVELDIPLTPRALWANPQVRQDTGRVALMRGPLVYCAEATDNGADLNGIVLGSDVSKAKTAEIAELQGAVALDIPVARDEADDWGPTLYRTTPPKVNQATARFVPYHLWDNRAPGEMLVWIRAGEIGR, encoded by the coding sequence ATGAACAAACCCCGACACGATCGCCAGTTCCGCCCCCTCCCCGTTCCGAGCGTTGAAGTGCACGGGCTTTTCGGCGACCGCCAGGACGCGATCTGCGAATCCACCGCCGAAGTCCTGCTCGACCGCTGCGTCGAGGCCGGCATGCTCAGGGCCATCGACGTCGACCAGCCGAGCCCCGGCATCGTCATTCCGCTGCAGGCCTGGTCGGGCTCAACGCAGATGTTCTGGGACAGCGACCTCGGAAAATCGATCGAGACCATCGCCTATTCACTCTACCGCAAGCCCAACCCCAGGCTCGAGGCGCGGGTCGATGCCATCGTCGACATGTATGAAAAGCTGCAGGACAAAGACGGTTACCTGAACGCCTGGTTCCAGCGGGTACAGCCCGGCCGGTACTGGACCAATCTTCGCGATCATCATGAGCTCTATTGCGCCGGCCATCTGATCGAGGGGGCCGTTGCCTATTACCAGGCCACGGGAAAGCGCAAGCTGCTCGACGTCATGTGTCGCTTTGCCGACTATATGATCGAAGTCTTCGGACATGGCGAAGGGCAACTGCCGGGCTATTGCGGCCATGAAGAAATCGAGCTCGCGCTGGTAAAGCTTGCCCGCGTCACGGGCGAGAAGAAATATCTCGACCTCGCCAAGTTCTTCATCGACGAGCGTGGTACGGAGCCTCACTTCTTCACCGAGGAGGCGATCCGCGACGGCCGCGATCCGAAGCAGTTCATCCAGAAGACCTACGAATACAATCAGGCGCATCTGCCAGTAAGGGAGCAGAAGAAGGTCGTCGGCCATGCCGTGCGCGCCATGTATCTCTACTCCGGCATGGCGGACATCGCGACCGAGTACAACGACGACAGCCTCACCTCGGCACTCGAAACGCTTTGGGATGACCTGACGACCAAGCAGATGTATGTCACCGGCGGCATCGGACCGGCGGCGTCGAATGAAGGCTTTACCGATTACTACGACCTTCCGAACGAGAGCGCCTATGCCGAGACCTGCGCCTCGGTCGGTCTCGTCTTCTGGGCAAGCCGTATGCTCGGGCGCGGCCCGAACCGGCGCTATGCCGACATCATGGAACAAGCGCTTTACAACGGCGCCATGGCCGGTCTTTCGCTCGATGGAAAGACATTCTTCTACGAGAACCCGCTTGAAAGCGCCGGCAAGCACCATCGCTGGGTCTGGCACCATTGCCCCTGCTGCCCGCCGAACATCTCGCGCCTGCTCGCGTCCATCGGCTCCTATATGTACGCCGTGGCAGAAGACGAAATCGCCGTGCACCTTTATGGCGAGAGCAAGGGGCATTTCGAAATCGGCGGCATGAAGGTCGAAATTGCGCAGAACACCCGCTATCCCTGGGACGGCGCCATCCGCTTCGATGTCACGACGCAGGATGCGGTTCGGTTCTCGCTGTCGCTGCGCATTCCCGAGTGGGCGGAGGGCGCTGCGTTGAAACTGAACGGCGAGACCGTCAATCTTTCGGCCGTAACGATCGACGGCTACGCGCGGATCGAGCGTGAATGGCGAAGCGGCGACCGTGTCGAGCTCGATATCCCGCTGACGCCGCGCGCACTCTGGGCAAATCCGCAGGTGCGGCAGGACACCGGCCGCGTCGCGCTCATGCGCGGGCCGCTCGTTTACTGCGCAGAGGCAACCGACAACGGCGCGGACTTGAACGGGATCGTGCTTGGTTCCGATGTCTCGAAGGCGAAGACTGCGGAAATCGCTGAGCTGCAAGGGGCAGTCGCGCTCGACATTCCCGTCGCCCGCGATGAAGCGGATGACTGGGGACCCACGCTCTATCGCACGACACCGCCGAAGGTGAACCAGGCGACCGCTCGCTTCGTTCCCTATCATCTATGGGACAACCGCGCGCCCGGCGAGATGCTCGTCTGGATCCGCGCCGGTGAAATCGGGCGGTGA
- a CDS encoding ABC transporter ATP-binding protein, translated as MNETGVVLTDIRKNFGSLEVIHGIDLRIAEGSFVVFVGPSGCGKSTLLRMIAGLEEVTDGEIEIKGRNVTDLDPSDRGIAMVFQSYALYPHMSVRENLAFGLKMARTETAEIDTRVNAASAILKIDHLLDRRPGQLSGGQRQRVAIGRAIVRKPDVFLFDEPLSNLDAELRVSMRIEIARLHRELGNTMIYVTHDQTEAMTLADKIVVLRDGRIEQAGTPREVYENPANIFVAGFIGSPRMNLLDAVWLGNGRVRVAGSEMSVPVAGDVLQIGEKVSFGARPEHLFVTDGGAGCIPAKVDFAEYLGGTQYLYCQLADGQPLIAEYRSGPEINAGSTIALSVDENQRRLFAANGRRLT; from the coding sequence ATGAATGAAACCGGAGTTGTATTGACGGACATTCGCAAGAACTTCGGCAGCCTGGAGGTCATCCATGGCATCGACCTCAGGATTGCCGAAGGCTCCTTTGTCGTCTTCGTCGGGCCGTCCGGCTGCGGCAAGTCGACGTTGCTGCGGATGATTGCGGGGCTCGAGGAGGTCACCGATGGTGAGATCGAGATCAAGGGCCGCAACGTCACCGATCTCGATCCCTCCGACCGCGGCATTGCAATGGTCTTTCAATCCTATGCCCTCTATCCGCATATGAGCGTGCGCGAAAATCTCGCCTTCGGCCTGAAAATGGCGCGCACCGAGACGGCGGAGATCGACACGCGCGTGAACGCCGCCTCCGCGATCCTGAAGATCGACCATCTGCTCGACCGGCGCCCGGGACAGCTTTCCGGCGGCCAGCGCCAGCGCGTCGCAATCGGACGGGCGATCGTGCGCAAACCCGACGTCTTTCTTTTCGACGAGCCGCTTTCCAATCTCGATGCGGAGTTGCGCGTCTCGATGCGCATCGAGATCGCGAGACTCCATCGCGAGCTCGGCAATACGATGATCTATGTCACCCATGACCAGACCGAGGCGATGACGCTCGCCGACAAGATCGTGGTATTGCGTGACGGCCGCATCGAGCAGGCGGGAACGCCACGGGAGGTCTATGAAAATCCCGCCAATATCTTCGTTGCGGGCTTCATCGGCTCGCCGCGTATGAACCTGCTCGACGCCGTCTGGTTAGGCAACGGGCGCGTCCGCGTTGCCGGCAGCGAGATGTCGGTGCCGGTCGCCGGCGACGTGTTGCAGATCGGAGAAAAGGTTTCCTTCGGGGCAAGACCGGAACATCTCTTCGTCACCGACGGTGGAGCGGGATGCATTCCTGCAAAAGTCGATTTTGCCGAATATCTCGGCGGCACCCAGTATCTCTATTGCCAGCTTGCCGATGGCCAGCCGCTCATTGCCGAATATCGTTCGGGACCGGAAATCAATGCGGGCAGCACAATAGCCCTTTCGGTCGACGAAAATCAGCGACGGCTATTTGCTGCGAACGGCCGGAGACTGACCTGA
- a CDS encoding maleylacetate reductase produces MNRDFVYSGSPAHIVFGEGKSALAGAWVETIGCRKALVLSTPQRQADAEALAERLGPVAAGVFAGAVMHTPVGVTERAMETVARMGADCVVSLGGGSTTGLGKAIAYRTDLPQIVIPTTYAGSEVTPILGETEGGRKTTVRHPRILPEVVIYDPALTLGLPVGISVNSGLNAMAHAVEGLYAQDRNPISTLMAIEGLSALRTSLPKIVKAPRDIDVRADALYGAWLCGAVLGTVGMALHHKICHTLGGTFGTPHAETHAIMLPHTAGYNADAVPELLAPVVEIFGGSIGGLWDFAREIGAPLTLKDLGLSEADLDRAAEVATENPHWNPRPVDRRSIRALLQDAWEGRRPAP; encoded by the coding sequence ATGAACCGTGATTTCGTCTATAGCGGCAGTCCCGCGCATATCGTCTTCGGCGAAGGCAAGAGCGCGCTGGCCGGGGCGTGGGTGGAGACGATCGGCTGCCGGAAAGCGCTCGTGCTGTCGACGCCACAGCGGCAGGCGGACGCCGAGGCGCTGGCTGAACGTCTCGGCCCGGTCGCTGCCGGTGTCTTTGCCGGCGCCGTGATGCATACGCCGGTCGGCGTGACGGAAAGAGCGATGGAGACGGTGGCGCGAATGGGCGCTGATTGCGTCGTTTCGCTCGGTGGCGGTTCGACCACCGGTCTCGGCAAGGCGATCGCCTATCGCACCGACCTGCCGCAGATCGTCATTCCGACGACCTACGCCGGCTCGGAGGTAACGCCAATTCTCGGTGAAACCGAAGGCGGGCGGAAAACGACCGTACGTCATCCCCGCATACTGCCGGAGGTCGTGATCTATGACCCGGCTCTAACGCTCGGGCTCCCGGTCGGCATCAGCGTGAACAGCGGCTTGAATGCCATGGCGCATGCGGTCGAGGGGCTCTACGCGCAGGACCGAAATCCGATCTCGACGCTGATGGCGATCGAGGGGCTCAGCGCCCTCAGGACGAGTCTGCCGAAGATAGTGAAGGCTCCCCGCGACATCGACGTCCGGGCCGACGCACTTTACGGCGCCTGGCTCTGCGGCGCGGTGCTCGGCACGGTCGGCATGGCACTGCACCACAAGATCTGTCACACGCTTGGCGGCACCTTCGGCACGCCGCATGCCGAAACGCACGCAATCATGCTGCCGCACACCGCCGGCTACAACGCGGACGCTGTCCCGGAGTTGCTGGCTCCGGTCGTCGAGATTTTCGGTGGCTCGATCGGCGGCCTTTGGGATTTCGCCAGGGAGATCGGCGCGCCGCTTACGCTGAAGGATCTGGGCTTGAGCGAGGCCGATCTCGATCGCGCTGCGGAGGTCGCCACGGAAAATCCCCATTGGAACCCAAGGCCAGTCGATCGGCGATCCATCCGCGCCTTGCTGCAGGATGCCTGGGAAGGCAGGCGGCCAGCGCCTTGA
- the pepT gene encoding peptidase T, which translates to MTDTVTDRFLRYVVIDTQSDPKSSTQPSTEKQKNLGRILVEELLAIGLTDAHLDEHGYVYATIPSNVDKPVPVICFCSHMDTAPDFTGTNVKPQVVRNYAGGDIQLPGDRQQVIRVSDNPELGNQIGNDIITTDGTTLLGADDKAGLAEIMTAAQVLVDNPDIKHGTIKLLFTPDEEIGRGVDKADLAKLGAEFGYTVDGETAGHVEDETFSADGVEITIQGAAIHPGFAKGKMENAIKIASAIIDRLPKDIAPETTAGRDGFIHPIGVTGSMEKATIGFIVRDFEEGGLAVKEAMLEDIVKGVMADFPGSSYTFEVKQQYRNMKAILDRHPEIVENAMEAIRRAGMAPVRGSIRGGTDGSRLSYMGLPCANIFAGGHAFHSPLEWISRQDMEKSVKTLVELARIWEERA; encoded by the coding sequence ATGACCGACACCGTTACCGATCGCTTCCTCCGCTATGTCGTCATCGACACCCAGTCGGATCCCAAATCGTCGACGCAGCCCTCCACCGAAAAGCAGAAGAATCTCGGCCGGATATTGGTCGAGGAATTGCTGGCGATCGGCCTCACCGATGCGCATCTCGATGAGCATGGCTACGTCTATGCGACGATCCCGTCGAATGTCGACAAGCCGGTGCCGGTGATCTGCTTCTGCTCGCACATGGATACCGCGCCCGATTTCACAGGCACCAACGTCAAGCCGCAGGTGGTGCGAAACTATGCCGGCGGCGACATCCAGCTCCCTGGGGATCGGCAGCAGGTCATCCGCGTCAGCGACAATCCGGAGCTCGGCAACCAGATCGGCAACGACATCATCACCACCGACGGCACAACGCTGCTCGGCGCCGACGACAAGGCCGGCCTTGCCGAGATCATGACGGCGGCGCAAGTCCTTGTCGACAATCCGGACATCAAGCACGGCACGATCAAGCTGCTCTTCACGCCGGACGAGGAAATCGGCCGCGGCGTCGACAAGGCCGACCTCGCGAAGCTCGGAGCCGAGTTCGGCTACACCGTGGATGGCGAAACGGCGGGTCACGTCGAGGACGAAACCTTCTCGGCCGACGGCGTCGAGATTACCATCCAGGGTGCCGCGATCCATCCGGGCTTCGCTAAAGGCAAGATGGAGAACGCCATCAAGATCGCGAGCGCGATCATTGACCGCTTGCCGAAAGACATTGCGCCGGAGACGACCGCGGGCCGAGACGGCTTCATCCATCCGATCGGCGTGACCGGCTCGATGGAAAAGGCCACAATCGGCTTCATCGTACGCGACTTCGAAGAAGGCGGCCTCGCCGTCAAGGAAGCGATGCTCGAAGACATCGTGAAAGGCGTAATGGCGGATTTTCCAGGCTCCAGCTACACGTTCGAGGTCAAGCAGCAGTACCGCAACATGAAGGCGATCCTCGATCGCCATCCTGAGATCGTCGAGAATGCGATGGAGGCAATCCGACGCGCGGGCATGGCTCCGGTGCGCGGCAGCATCCGGGGCGGCACCGATGGATCGCGGTTGTCGTATATGGGGCTGCCCTGCGCCAACATCTTCGCCGGCGGCCATGCTTTTCATTCACCGCTCGAGTGGATCAGCCGGCAGGACATGGAGAAGAGCGTCAAGACGCTCGTCGAACTCGCCAGAATCTGGGAAGAGCGCGCCTAG
- a CDS encoding substrate-binding domain-containing protein, producing the protein MRPKLTTVRIQRHGAGHAAANILLRLMNAETASVDIETVLPVELVVRESTALVFYARKRHAARRYHLRGPPAVAHGVYRQDRPPPSPNNSRPGSQRDGLRDSGLPHLDRKHKSDAWKDRIQSFLVIFR; encoded by the coding sequence ATGCGACCGAAGCTGACGACCGTCAGGATTCAGCGGCACGGCGCCGGACATGCAGCGGCGAATATCCTCTTGCGGCTGATGAATGCCGAGACGGCCAGCGTCGATATTGAAACCGTACTGCCGGTCGAACTCGTCGTTCGCGAGAGCACGGCGCTGGTTTTTTACGCCAGGAAGCGGCACGCCGCGCGGCGATACCATTTGCGCGGCCCCCCGGCTGTAGCGCACGGCGTCTACCGTCAAGATCGGCCGCCCCCTTCACCAAACAACTCGCGTCCCGGTTCTCAACGCGACGGCCTTCGTGACAGCGGATTGCCGCATCTCGACCGCAAGCACAAATCCGACGCCTGGAAAGATCGGATTCAGTCTTTTTTGGTAATTTTCCGTTAG
- a CDS encoding glycoside hydrolase family 25 protein: MRFSAVPVVLLAGLVLSGCGFSSNRDRVAAQQPSRETTSSVAQSPSPMPAANVGTAASQAQPPQEMAWAGPVPEPQAFVPVARTTGMPVPSERPIALIAPENPAIEEAPPTRGQVYSHRFRDAKPINFGSRSPRKLAVHGVDVSRWQGDINWAKLRTQGANFAYIKATDGGDHLDPMFKKNWRRAKEAGLKRGAYHFFYWCRTAGEQADWFIRNVPREAGALPPVIDVEWNGESSCKRRPSRERVLEKMQVFMDKLERHYGQRPIIYTAPDFYRDNLKGAFPNHPFWLRSVAAHPSKVYPGRKWLFWQYSGSGLSHGVDGRIDLNVFHGSEDEWHSWVAARSS; the protein is encoded by the coding sequence ATGCGTTTCTCAGCTGTGCCAGTGGTCCTTCTTGCCGGCCTCGTTTTGTCGGGCTGCGGATTCAGTTCTAATCGCGATAGGGTTGCGGCTCAGCAACCATCACGGGAAACGACGAGTTCCGTTGCCCAATCGCCCAGCCCCATGCCCGCCGCGAATGTCGGCACGGCTGCTTCGCAAGCTCAGCCGCCGCAGGAAATGGCGTGGGCGGGGCCGGTTCCCGAGCCGCAGGCCTTCGTGCCCGTGGCCAGAACAACCGGGATGCCCGTACCTTCGGAAAGACCGATCGCTCTGATCGCACCGGAAAATCCCGCGATCGAGGAGGCGCCGCCAACGCGCGGACAGGTCTACAGTCATCGCTTCCGCGACGCCAAGCCGATCAATTTTGGCTCGCGGTCTCCGAGAAAACTTGCGGTGCACGGCGTCGACGTTTCCCGCTGGCAGGGCGATATCAACTGGGCGAAGCTCAGGACACAGGGCGCGAACTTCGCCTATATCAAGGCAACCGACGGCGGCGACCATCTCGATCCGATGTTCAAGAAGAACTGGCGCAGGGCCAAGGAAGCCGGTTTGAAACGCGGCGCCTATCACTTCTTCTACTGGTGCCGAACCGCCGGCGAACAGGCCGACTGGTTCATCCGCAACGTGCCGAGGGAAGCTGGCGCCCTGCCGCCGGTCATCGACGTCGAGTGGAACGGAGAGTCGAGCTGCAAAAGGCGCCCTTCGCGCGAACGGGTCCTGGAAAAGATGCAGGTCTTCATGGACAAGCTGGAAAGGCACTATGGCCAGCGCCCGATCATCTACACCGCGCCGGATTTCTATCGCGACAACTTGAAAGGCGCCTTCCCGAACCATCCATTCTGGCTGCGCTCGGTGGCCGCTCACCCGTCCAAGGTCTATCCGGGACGCAAATGGCTCTTCTGGCAATATTCCGGCTCCGGCCTCTCGCACGGCGTCGACGGCAGGATTGACCTCAACGTATTCCATGGCAGTGAGGACGAGTGGCACAGCTGGGTGGCTGCACGGTCCAGCTAG